In Pedobacter heparinus DSM 2366, the following are encoded in one genomic region:
- a CDS encoding Pr6Pr family membrane protein — protein sequence MEGKHLKASKVFLITGVLLGWFALLAQLYLIIVNNAIPLMESVVRYFSFFTILTNIIAALCLSKLLLSFNKEGHGFLTRPDTLAAVTVYISVVGIVYNLILRFTWQPQGLQFFVDELLHAVIPILFIAYWLLFVPKNTLNWSASLLWLIYPFLYLLFILLHGAYSGFYPYPFIDVSKLGYNKVLLNSFYLLIVFLTLSLLLIGSGKLIQNHKKKNKYLRY from the coding sequence ATGGAAGGAAAGCATTTAAAGGCCAGTAAAGTATTTTTAATTACAGGGGTTTTACTTGGTTGGTTTGCTTTGTTGGCACAGTTGTACCTGATTATTGTAAATAATGCCATCCCCTTGATGGAATCTGTTGTACGGTATTTTAGTTTTTTTACCATATTAACCAATATCATTGCAGCCCTTTGTCTTAGCAAATTACTGTTAAGCTTTAACAAAGAAGGTCATGGTTTTTTGACCAGGCCAGATACCCTGGCTGCGGTTACTGTTTACATCAGTGTTGTGGGGATTGTTTACAATCTGATCCTGCGTTTTACATGGCAGCCCCAGGGTTTACAGTTTTTTGTTGACGAACTGCTTCACGCAGTTATACCCATCCTGTTTATTGCCTACTGGCTGTTATTTGTCCCTAAAAATACTTTAAATTGGTCTGCCAGCCTGCTCTGGCTCATCTATCCCTTCTTGTATTTGCTGTTCATCCTGCTACATGGCGCTTATTCGGGGTTTTATCCTTATCCTTTTATTGACGTCAGTAAGCTGGGCTACAATAAAGTGCTGTTGAATAGCTTTTACCTGTTAATTGTGTTTCTTACGCTCTCGCTGTTGCTGATAGGCAGTGGAAAGCTGATTCAAAACCATAAGAAAAAGAATAAATATCTACGTTACTGA
- a CDS encoding YceI family protein: MTWAIKITNFFFGSLLLLLQFNAAGQSYIGKDVKITLFSTTPVEDIRAVSVRGTAVLIAKTREIVVQVPIRTFEFDRRLMQEHFNENYMESDQYPLAKFKGTIDQGIDFTKDGTYSVTVNGTLSMHGVDKIRAITGKVSIENGEIRILTAFKVPCADHKIKIPTLIMTKVAEVISITLDGKLNQIK, from the coding sequence ATGACCTGGGCAATAAAAATAACTAACTTTTTTTTTGGCAGTTTATTGTTGCTGTTACAGTTCAATGCTGCCGGGCAAAGCTATATAGGGAAAGATGTAAAAATCACGCTGTTTTCTACTACTCCTGTAGAAGACATCAGGGCTGTAAGTGTGAGGGGCACTGCAGTACTGATAGCCAAAACCAGGGAAATTGTGGTACAGGTTCCAATCAGGACATTTGAATTTGACAGGAGATTAATGCAGGAGCATTTTAACGAAAACTATATGGAAAGTGACCAATACCCACTTGCAAAATTTAAGGGTACCATAGATCAGGGTATTGATTTCACCAAAGATGGGACATATAGTGTTACTGTAAATGGTACACTTAGTATGCATGGGGTAGATAAGATACGTGCTATAACCGGGAAAGTGAGTATTGAAAATGGAGAGATCAGGATCTTAACCGCATTTAAAGTACCATGTGCTGATCATAAAATAAAAATACCAACACTTATCATGACCAAAGTTGCTGAAGTAATCAGTATAACCCTGGATGGTAAGCTAAACCAGATCAAATAA
- a CDS encoding outer membrane beta-barrel protein: protein MELNDKEFDATFRKKVFDAELRFEEAAWDKMEQKLRRRGRVVFFRKAGAVCLLLLVFLGGYLMFDRGLQEKPKTKIAGRSKQEHVRSGKATETARVPQNKVRIKNQGPKSVYVDQSFFKKDIVIDFSDSLGNQKNEDQPLYSKKDSINTALAGIGNPDSAQLSLPGTHVLPPSVVAVNKKQKQGLRKPFPVSLSFSAGPEFNSSGAVLGGKTGFSAGFGFSVGIAKRISLQTGLKYSMKDYAAENYEYKFKSIRAKDIISKVDASCAVLEIPLQASYTVLEDAEKSIDLNVGMSSYFMLKEDYTYRYNAGSGIADRFQEYKNRNQHYFGVADLSATYYVKLKKKGLKLGLEPYVKIPLTGVGEGKVNLKSSGISLKLRYDLGNKNN from the coding sequence ATGGAATTGAACGATAAGGAGTTTGATGCCACCTTTAGAAAAAAGGTATTTGATGCCGAGCTCCGGTTTGAGGAAGCGGCATGGGATAAGATGGAGCAAAAGCTGAGAAGGAGAGGCCGTGTGGTGTTTTTTAGAAAAGCCGGTGCTGTATGCTTATTACTTTTAGTTTTTTTGGGGGGCTATCTGATGTTTGATCGGGGATTACAGGAAAAACCAAAAACTAAAATTGCCGGACGAAGTAAACAAGAACATGTACGGTCAGGTAAAGCAACTGAGACTGCCAGGGTACCGCAAAACAAAGTTCGAATAAAAAATCAGGGGCCTAAATCTGTTTATGTAGATCAGTCTTTTTTTAAAAAGGATATTGTAATCGATTTTTCGGATAGCTTGGGGAATCAAAAAAATGAAGACCAACCTTTATACAGCAAAAAAGATAGTATAAATACAGCCTTAGCAGGAATAGGAAATCCGGATTCCGCCCAGCTAAGCTTACCCGGCACTCATGTATTACCGCCTTCGGTTGTGGCTGTAAATAAAAAACAAAAGCAGGGCCTCCGCAAACCATTTCCGGTTAGCTTATCGTTTAGTGCCGGTCCCGAATTCAATTCTTCGGGTGCGGTGTTGGGTGGAAAAACCGGTTTTAGTGCAGGTTTTGGCTTTAGCGTAGGTATTGCCAAACGCATTAGCCTTCAAACCGGGCTGAAGTACAGTATGAAGGATTATGCGGCAGAGAATTATGAGTATAAATTTAAAAGCATAAGGGCAAAAGATATCATTTCCAAAGTAGATGCCTCTTGTGCGGTGCTGGAAATTCCACTACAGGCTTCTTATACGGTGTTGGAGGATGCAGAAAAAAGTATTGACCTGAATGTTGGTATGTCGAGTTATTTTATGCTTAAAGAAGATTATACCTACAGGTACAATGCCGGATCGGGTATTGCTGACAGGTTTCAGGAATATAAAAATCGGAATCAGCATTATTTTGGTGTGGCTGATCTTTCGGCTACTTATTACGTTAAGCTAAAAAAGAAAGGATTAAAACTTGGGCTCGAACCTTATGTTAAAATACCTCTAACCGGTGTTGGTGAAGGGAAAGTAAACCTAAAATCAAGTGGCATTTCATTAAAACTACGTTATGACCTGGGCAATAAAAATAACTAA
- a CDS encoding ubiquinol-cytochrome c reductase iron-sulfur subunit, giving the protein MEREEFIKSLGLGMALLCTGSCISGCGGKGDTGTPDPGTPPGGGGGNGNTATVDLATQLMAIGDQATANGVLFFRIAAGSAPASFVATESICPHQGGSLVWKQSDNKIQCQLHFSEYSTNGTVLQGPQGTTGNTRTLKIYATAISGTKLTATIV; this is encoded by the coding sequence ATGGAACGTGAAGAATTTATCAAGTCCTTAGGACTTGGAATGGCATTGTTATGCACCGGATCCTGCATCTCCGGTTGTGGTGGAAAAGGTGATACTGGTACTCCAGACCCAGGAACCCCTCCGGGAGGTGGTGGTGGAAATGGCAATACAGCTACTGTTGATCTGGCTACACAGTTAATGGCTATTGGCGATCAGGCTACGGCAAATGGCGTACTCTTTTTTAGGATTGCAGCTGGTAGTGCTCCTGCATCATTTGTAGCAACGGAATCTATTTGTCCGCATCAGGGGGGAAGTCTGGTATGGAAGCAAAGCGACAATAAAATACAATGTCAGCTGCACTTTTCTGAATACAGTACGAATGGAACTGTTCTTCAGGGCCCTCAGGGTACTACAGGTAATACAAGGACACTTAAAATTTACGCCACAGCAATAAGCGGAACCAAACTAACTGCAACCATAGTGTAA
- a CDS encoding RNA polymerase sigma factor, with protein MDEFIIQELIAGCKKKDRKSQKGLYQLFYSYAMRMCIRYAKDKDEAIELVNDGFMRVFIHIHRYEEKRSFKAWLSTIMINTSIDHYRKQIKRIEMEELNARHEMEDKESILSHIHYEELIKLVQRLSVAYRTVFNLFAIDGYTHEEISSMLSISVGTSKSNLFKAREQLKKMLKQHRD; from the coding sequence GTGGACGAATTTATCATTCAGGAGTTAATAGCCGGTTGTAAGAAAAAAGACAGGAAATCCCAGAAAGGACTTTACCAGCTTTTTTATAGTTATGCTATGCGAATGTGTATCCGTTACGCAAAAGATAAGGATGAGGCTATAGAACTTGTAAATGACGGGTTTATGCGGGTCTTTATTCATATTCACCGTTATGAGGAAAAGAGGTCATTTAAAGCCTGGTTAAGTACAATTATGATCAATACCTCTATAGATCACTACAGGAAGCAAATAAAGCGTATTGAAATGGAAGAGCTAAATGCAAGGCACGAAATGGAGGATAAGGAGAGTATTCTTTCACATATCCATTATGAAGAGCTGATTAAACTGGTACAAAGGCTATCTGTAGCCTATCGGACAGTTTTTAACCTGTTTGCCATTGATGGATATACACACGAAGAGATTTCATCTATGCTTTCTATTTCTGTGGGTACTTCTAAATCAAATTTATTTAAAGCAAGAGAACAGTTAAAAAAGATGCTGAAACAACATCGCGATTAA
- a CDS encoding DUF5777 family beta-barrel protein: MKKISLLTIPLFFSLMAAHAQQADSLLNVLNSGLIKPEVEAVFKSTRVVLSHSSETQKKHDLDMRIRHHFGDIGGKFGSAHTLYGLDVASDLFIGFDYGITDDLTVGIGRSKQDELYNFSGKYKLLKQRTDGKMPVNLTLFAQMGWIAREPFSQTEFTTYSNRFSYFLQSIISRKFSSRFSLEVMPALLMRKNTAESRDPQNLFSLGFAGRMKLTRRLSFIADYTLVNGLSRPNDLSQVYYNPLGVGLEIETGGHIFSLNFMNSEYILENNFISNTKKSWKDGGIRFGFTISRNFTLFKSKNKDPDKTSKIY; the protein is encoded by the coding sequence ATGAAAAAGATCAGTTTATTAACAATTCCTCTTTTTTTTAGCTTGATGGCTGCTCATGCCCAGCAGGCAGACTCTTTGTTGAATGTGCTGAATAGCGGTTTGATAAAGCCAGAAGTTGAAGCTGTATTTAAGTCTACCCGCGTAGTCTTGTCACACTCCAGCGAAACTCAGAAGAAGCATGATCTGGACATGCGCATACGCCATCATTTTGGAGATATTGGCGGCAAATTTGGCAGTGCACATACCTTATATGGACTTGATGTAGCGTCTGATCTGTTTATTGGTTTTGATTATGGCATAACTGATGACCTGACTGTTGGTATAGGAAGAAGTAAGCAGGATGAGCTCTATAATTTTTCAGGCAAATATAAATTGCTTAAACAAAGAACAGATGGTAAAATGCCGGTTAACCTTACCCTTTTTGCACAGATGGGCTGGATAGCCAGAGAACCATTTTCACAAACGGAGTTTACAACTTATTCAAATAGATTCTCTTACTTTTTGCAGTCCATCATTTCCAGGAAGTTTTCGTCAAGATTTTCTCTGGAAGTAATGCCTGCCTTGCTGATGAGGAAAAATACAGCTGAAAGCAGAGATCCCCAAAACCTTTTCTCACTTGGATTTGCAGGCAGGATGAAGTTGACCAGAAGGTTGTCTTTTATTGCTGATTATACACTTGTCAATGGTTTGTCGCGCCCAAATGATCTATCCCAGGTTTATTATAATCCCCTTGGTGTGGGGCTGGAAATTGAAACCGGCGGACATATCTTCTCCCTTAATTTTATGAATTCCGAGTATATCCTGGAAAACAACTTTATTTCAAATACAAAAAAATCATGGAAGGATGGAGGGATCCGCTTTGGCTTCACCATTTCCAGAAATTTTACCCTGTTTAAATCAAAAAATAAAGACCCCGACAAAACATCTAAAATTTACTAA
- the gap gene encoding type I glyceraldehyde-3-phosphate dehydrogenase, with protein MSKIGINGFGRIGRLVFRAALKRGLDIVAINDLVEPDYMAYMLKYDSTHGRFDGTIAVENGHLVVNGKTIRITAERDPANLKWNEVGVETVIESTGLFLTRADAEKHIAAGAKRVVFSAPAKDADIPTYVMGVNHHKLTADQTIVSNASCTTNCLAPIAKVLNDNFGIVEGLMSTIHAVTATQKTVDGPSAKDWRGGRGGFSNIIPSSTGAAKAVGMVLPELKGKLTGMSFRVPVADVSVVDLTARLEKPATYEQIKAAMKAASEGELKGVLAYTDEEVVSSDFIGDDHASIFDAKAGISLNDNFVKVVSWYDNEWGYSSALAKFVEYYGNLK; from the coding sequence ATGAGCAAAATTGGAATTAACGGCTTTGGCCGTATCGGCAGACTGGTTTTTAGGGCTGCTTTAAAAAGAGGATTAGACATAGTCGCAATTAATGACCTGGTTGAGCCTGATTACATGGCTTATATGTTAAAATACGATTCTACACATGGTCGTTTTGATGGAACAATTGCTGTTGAAAACGGACATCTTGTAGTGAATGGAAAAACGATACGCATTACAGCAGAAAGAGATCCCGCAAATTTGAAATGGAATGAAGTGGGTGTGGAAACTGTAATCGAATCTACCGGTTTATTTTTAACCCGTGCTGATGCTGAAAAACATATCGCTGCCGGTGCGAAGAGAGTGGTATTCTCTGCTCCTGCAAAGGACGCCGACATCCCTACTTATGTAATGGGTGTAAACCATCATAAATTAACTGCTGATCAAACTATTGTTTCAAACGCATCTTGTACCACTAACTGTTTGGCACCTATTGCTAAGGTATTAAATGATAACTTCGGTATTGTTGAAGGCCTGATGAGCACAATTCATGCGGTTACTGCAACTCAAAAAACAGTAGACGGTCCTTCTGCGAAAGACTGGAGAGGTGGCCGCGGTGGTTTTTCTAACATCATCCCTTCTTCAACTGGTGCTGCTAAAGCAGTAGGTATGGTTTTACCGGAACTAAAAGGTAAATTAACCGGTATGTCGTTCCGCGTTCCTGTTGCTGATGTTTCTGTGGTAGATTTAACTGCACGTTTAGAAAAACCAGCTACTTATGAGCAAATCAAAGCAGCTATGAAAGCCGCTTCTGAAGGTGAACTTAAGGGTGTTCTTGCTTATACCGATGAAGAAGTTGTTTCTTCTGATTTCATCGGAGATGACCACGCTTCAATATTTGATGCAAAAGCAGGTATTTCATTGAATGATAACTTCGTAAAAGTAGTTTCATGGTATGATAACGAATGGGGCTATTCTTCTGCATTAGCTAAATTCGTAGAGTACTACGGAAACTTAAAGTAA
- a CDS encoding tetratricopeptide repeat protein, with protein MMYEEKLLTVARYLEGDMEPQEKQQFETLLQSDQELQDLLDAYKNVHQTLKMKIAPSQEDKDVEATLTSFGKQYFKQGAIPDTAKDAKVISLSSYMKWISVAAILIVGLFVWAPWNTDLYERYGISKEMSVVERGDGNKNNIEKAADLYNAGDFDAAGKILEKEYLADTANSLVAYYYGITLIETNKADEARRILIGLYAGKSVFKYEAAYYIGLSYLKQNNHAQALEWLEKIPQGSPVYEKAQELIKKIR; from the coding sequence ATGATGTACGAGGAGAAATTATTAACTGTTGCCCGTTACCTTGAAGGTGATATGGAGCCTCAGGAAAAACAGCAGTTTGAAACTTTACTTCAGTCGGATCAGGAACTGCAGGATTTGCTGGATGCGTATAAAAATGTTCATCAGACCTTAAAAATGAAGATTGCCCCTTCTCAGGAAGATAAGGATGTTGAAGCCACACTAACTTCTTTCGGCAAACAGTATTTTAAACAGGGGGCTATTCCTGACACTGCAAAAGATGCAAAAGTAATTTCATTAAGCAGTTATATGAAGTGGATAAGTGTGGCTGCAATACTGATTGTTGGTCTATTTGTGTGGGCGCCCTGGAACACTGATTTATATGAACGTTATGGAATAAGTAAGGAAATGTCGGTAGTAGAACGTGGTGATGGTAATAAAAATAATATTGAAAAAGCAGCTGATCTTTACAATGCCGGTGATTTTGACGCTGCTGGTAAAATTCTGGAAAAAGAATATTTAGCTGATACGGCTAATTCATTAGTAGCCTATTATTATGGGATAACCCTGATAGAAACAAATAAAGCAGATGAGGCAAGAAGGATATTGATAGGATTGTATGCCGGTAAATCTGTATTTAAATACGAGGCTGCCTATTATATAGGCTTAAGCTATCTTAAACAAAATAATCATGCCCAGGCGCTGGAATGGCTGGAAAAAATCCCTCAGGGAAGCCCTGTTTACGAAAAAGCACAGGAGCTGATCAAAAAAATACGTTAA